In Tachysurus fulvidraco isolate hzauxx_2018 chromosome 1, HZAU_PFXX_2.0, whole genome shotgun sequence, a single window of DNA contains:
- the LOC113663176 gene encoding E3 ubiquitin-protein ligase TRIM39-like gives MAEPSSPEPKKRRRKSMDTLDYCSHDSSSLLSKEQLLCSICLDVFTDPVTTPCGHNFCKSCLTQCWDKSQHCLCPVCKEKFTKRPELKINTTLREVADHFKKKRDSDKPEVLCDACSGEKIEALKSCLDCCATFCRTHLEPHNHVSKFKKHKLINPVENLEDYICQKHERALELFCRDDQTCVCQFCTEGDHKNHNTVPIEEESIERKTQLWKTHTVVQQKIQDRLKKIKEINHSVEQSKRRTEKEKADSVEVFTALIRSIERSQADLVEVIEEKQKAAEMQAEGLIQELEQEISVLKKRDTELEQLSHTEEHLHLLQIYSSMCSPPHTKNWTEISINTDVSEDNVRTALSQLQQSLNEKLTKTLDDKLKETVDVTLDPDTAHPSLILSADGKQVTHGDTQQNLPDTPQRFNQCSCVLGKQGFSSGRFYYEVQVRGKTAWDLGVATQSINRKGNIILTPQNGLWTVWLRNENQYNACDDTLVPLKLREKLEVVGVFVDYEQGLISFYDVKSRSHIYSFTGQVFTEKLYPYFSPGLNDEGKNSAPLIILQN, from the exons ATGGCAGAACCTTCATcaccagaaccaaaaaaacgCAGACGGAAAAGCATGGACACACTAGATTATT GTTCTCATGACTCCAGCAGTCTCCTGTCTAAAGAGCAGCTGCTGTGTTCGATCTGTCTGGATGTGTTCACTGATCCAGTCACCACTCCATGTGGACACAACTTCTGTAAGAGCTGCCTTACACAGTGCTGGGACAAGAGTCAACACTGTCTCTGTCCAGTATGTAAAGAGAAATTCACCAAGAGACCTGAACTGAAGATTAATACAACACTGAGAGAGGTTGCAGATCACTTCAAGAAGAAAAGAGACTCTGACAAACCTGAGGTTCTTTGTGATGCCTGCAGTGGAGAGAAGATCGAGGCCCTGAAATCCTGTCTGGATTGTTGCGCAACTTTTTGTAGAACTCATCTAGAGCCTCATAATCATGTTTCCAAATTTAAGaaacacaaactaataaaccctgtggagaacctggaggactACATATGCCAGAAACATGAGAGAGCTCTGGAGCTGTTCTGTAGAGATgatcagacgtgtgtgtgtcagttctgtACTGAAGGAGACCACAAGAATCACAACACTGTTCCAATAGAGGAAGAGAGTATAGAGAGGAAA actcagctatggaaaacacacacagttgtgcAGCAGAAGATTCAGGACCGACTGAAGAAGATAAAAGAGATCAATCACTCAGTAGAGCAAAGCAAA agaagaacagagaaagagaaagcagacagTGTTGAAGTTTTCACTGCTCTGATTCGCTCCATTGAGAGAAGTCAGGCTGATCTGGTGGAAGTGATAgaggagaagcagaaagcagcagagaTGCAGGCTGAAGGACTCATTCAAGAGCTGGAGCAGGAAATCAGTGTGCTAAAGAAGAGAGacactgagctggagcagctcTCCCACACTGAGGAGCATCTCCACCTCCTACAg ATTTACTCCTCCATGTGCAGCCCTCCACACACCAAGAACTGGACTGAGATCAGTATTAACACTGATGTGAGTGAGGACAATGTGAGGACAGCTCTGTCTCAGCTTCAGCAGTCTCTGAATGAGAAACTCACTAAAACACTCGATGACAAGTTAAAGGAAACTG tggatgtgactctggatcctgaTACAGCTCATCCATCTCTCATCCTGTCTGCTGATGGGAAGCAAGTGACACATGGAGACACACAACAGAATCTCCCTGATACACCACAGAGGTTTAAtcagtgttcatgtgttttggGAAAGCAGGGTTTCTcctcagggagattttattatgaggtgCAGGTTAGAGGGAAAACTGCATGGGATCTTGGAGTTGCCACACAGTCCATTAACAGGAAGGGGAATATTATTTTAACTCCTCAGAATGGATTGTGGACTGTGTGGTTGAGGAATGAGAATCAGTACAATGCTTGTGATGATACTCTTGTCCCCCTCAAACTGAGAGAAAAGCTGGaggttgtgggggtgtttgtggattatgagCAGGGTCTGATCTCCTTTTATGATGTAAAGTCCAGATCTCATATCTACTCTTTTACTGGTCAGGTTTTCACTGAGAAACTCTATCCATACTTCAGTCCTGGTTTAAATGATGAAGGTAaaaattcagcaccactgatcatctTACAAAATTAA